From one Lotus japonicus ecotype B-129 chromosome 3, LjGifu_v1.2 genomic stretch:
- the LOC130749112 gene encoding probable GTP-binding protein OBGM, mitochondrial isoform X1, whose protein sequence is MLVFQARSLRRIEAFTQTCINRRSATVYSCYSDAPHKKSKLAPLQERRMIDKFKIIAKAGDGGSGCSSFHRSRHDRQGRADGGNGGRGGDVILECSPRVWDFSGLQHHLIAGKGGPGSSKNKIGTRGADKVVHVPVGTVIHLVNGDIPSIVKTESSADTDPWEISGALVDDLPDHGNGSISNATNGEEVKTIHPTGCSSSQAAEKNVEKSVKSGHVASTDVLSQLSISNGTPKFGTEYIGEEQEEQEILYNVAELTEEGQQMIVARGGEGGPGNLSTSKDSRKPITTKAGACRQHISNLEDSDSVCSSLNAGMPGSENVLILELKSIADVSFVGMPNAGKSTLLGAISRAKPAVGHYAFTTLRPNLGNLNFDDFSITVADIPGLIKGAHQNRGLGHAFLRHIERTKVLAYVVDLAAALHGRKGIPPWEQLKDLILELEYHQDGLSNRPSLIVANKIDEEGADEVYLELQRRVHGVPIFRVCAVLEEGIPELKAGLRMLVNGEMSYKLCLDQILID, encoded by the exons ATGCTGGTCTTTCAAGCAAGATCCCTTCGACGCATAGAAGCTTTTACTCAAACTTGTATAAATAGACGGTCTGCTACCGTTTATTCTTGTTACTCAGATGCTCCTCACAAGAAGTCTAAGCTTGCTCCTTTACAG GAGAGAAGAATGATAGACAAGTTTAAGATAATTGCAAAAGCAGGAGATGGAGGATCTGGTTGCAGCAGCTTTCATCGTAGCCGTCATGATCGCCAGGGCAGAGCTGATG GTGGCAATGGCGGGAGAGGTGGTGATGTGATTCTAGAATGCTCTCCCAGAGTTTGGGACTTCAGTGGTTTACAACACCACCTG ATAGCAGGGAAAGGAGGACCAGGATCATCAAAGAATAAAATAGGAACCAGGGGTGCTGATAAG GTTGTCCATGTACCCGTTGGAACTGTAATTCATCTTGTTAATGGTGATATACCTTCTATAGTCAAAACTGAATCCTCAGCAGATACAGACCCTTGGGAGATTTCTGGTGCACTTGTTGATGATCTTCCAGACCATGGCAATGGTTCTATCTCCAatgctacaaatggagaagaagTCAAAACAATACATCCTACTGGCTGCTCTTCATCACAAGCAGCTGAAAAAAATGTTGAGAAATCTGTAAAATCAGGACATGTTGCATCAACAGATGTACTTTCTCAACTTTCTATTTCTAATGGAACTCCCAAATTTGGCACAGAGTATATAGGAGAGGAACAAGAGGAACAAGAGATACTATATAATGTTGCTGAACTGACAGAAGAAGGTCAACAAATGATCGTTGCACGTGGAGGAGAGGGTGGTCCTGGCAATCTTTCTACTTCCAAAGATTCGAGGAAGCCTATAACTACAAAGGCAGGAGCATGTCGTCAACACATATCTAATCTTGAGGACTCTGACAGTGTTTGCTCCTCTCTGAATGCAGGTATGCCTGGTTCTGAGAATGTTCTTATATTAGAACTCAAGAGCATTGCTGACGTGAGCTTTGTGGGAATGCCTAATGCTGGTAAAAGCACCTTACTCGGGGCGATATCAAGGGCTAAGCCTGCTGTTGGTCACTATGCCTTCACTACTCTTAGGCCAAATTTAGGGAATCTAAACTTTGATGATTTCTCAATAACAGTGGCTGATATTCCTGGACTTATTAAGGGTGCACACCAAAACCGTGGACTCGGACATGCATTTCTGCGCCACATAGAACGCACTAAGGTTCTGGCTTATGTGGTAGATTTGGCTGCTGCTTTACATGGAAGAAAGGGGATTCCACCATGGGAACAGCTGAAGGACTTAATACTGGAGCTCGAGTACCATCAGGATGGGTTATCCAATCGGCCATCCTTGATAGTTGCAAATAAGATTGATGAGGAAGGTGCAGATGAAGTGTACCTTGAGTTACAGAGAAGGGTCCATGGTGTTCCCATCTTTCGTGTGTGTGCTGTTTTGGAGGAAGGGATACCAGAGCTTAAAGCTGGCCTTAGAATGCTTGTCAATGGTGAAATGTCATACAAACTTTGCCTTGATCAAATTTTGATTGAttaa
- the LOC130748516 gene encoding uncharacterized protein At4g15545 isoform X2 has translation MSQGSGNGVDFDLPDEILSVIPTDPYQQLDLARKITSMAIASRVSSLESDTTRLRQKLLEKDRLIVDLEDRVSSLTRASHNAHSALNTAIEENVKLSKERDELAATVKKLSRDFAKLETFKKQLMQSLADDNPSQAETVDIRTCDQSVPKAYPDKATKYSGQRFSMTPFITPRLTPTGTPKVISTAGSPRGYSAAGSPKTSGATSPTKLPYDGRSSLSWYSSSQQSSAANSPPRGRSIPGRTPKIDGKEFFRQARSRLSYEQFSAFLANIKELNAQKQTREETLRKADEIFGSDNKDLYLSFQGLLNRNVR, from the exons ATGTCTCAGGGTTCAGGAAATGGCGTCGATTTCGACCTCCCCGACGAGATTCTCTCGGTTATTCCGACCGACCCGTATCAGCAGCTGGATCTCGCTCGCAAGATTACCTCCATGGCCATCGCTTCCCGTGTCTCCTCTCTTGAGTCCGACACCACGCGCCTCCGCCAGAAGCTCCTTGAGAAGGACCGCCTCATCGTCGACCTTGAGGACCGTGTCTCCTCCCTCACCCGCGCCTCTCACAACGCTCACTCCGCCCTCAACACTGCCATAGAAGAAAAT GTAAAGCTTTCCAAGGAGAGGGATGAATTAGCAGCAACAGTGAAGAAGCTAAGTCGAGACTTTGCAAAG TTGGAGACATTTAAAAAACAACTGATGCAGTCGCTAGCTGATGACAATCCATCT CAAGCTGAAACTGTAGATATCCGAACCTGTGACCAGTCAGTTCCAAAGGCATATCCTGATAAGG CAACCAAGTATTCAGGGCAAAGGTTTTCTATGACCCCATTTATCACACCACGTCTTACCCCAACTGGAACTCCAAAAGTGATCTCAACGGCTGGGTCTCCAAGAGGATATTCTGCTGCTGGATCACCCAAAACTTCTGGGGCCACCTCTCCCACAAAACTTCCATATGATGGACGGTCATCTCTCTCATGGTATTCATCAAGTCAGCAGTCATCGGCTGCAAACTCTCCGCCTCGGGGACGATCAATTCCAG gtCGTACTCCAAAGATTGATGGAAAGGAATTTTTTCGTCAAGCCAG GAGTCGCCTTTCATATGAGCAGTTCAGTGCGTTCCTTGCTAACATCAAGGAATTAAATGCTCAAAAGCAAACGCGAGAG GAAACTTTAAGAAAAGCAGATGAGATATTTGGGTCAGATAACAAAGATCTTTACCTATCTTTTCAAGGATTGCTTAACCGGAATGTACGCTAG
- the LOC130745712 gene encoding cyclin-T1-3-like, translated as MAGLLLGDISHHGSYQSGSQGGSQDNQEYGSRWYFSRKEIEENSPSKQDGVDLKKEAYLRKSYCTFLQDLGMRLKVPQVTIATAIIFCHRFFLRQSHAKNDRRIIATVCMFLAGKVEETPRPLKDVILVSYEIIHKKDPAAVQRIKQKDVYEQQKELILLGERVVLATLGFDLNVHHPYKPLVEAIKKFKVAQNALAQVAWNFVNDGLRTSLCLQFKPHHIAAGAIFLAAKFLKVKLPSDGEKVWWQEFDVTPRQLEEVSNQMLELYEQNRMAQSNDVEGTTGGGNRATPKAPTSNDEAASTNRNLHIGGPSSTLETSKPATSKNVFVSSANHVGRPVSNHGVSGSTEVKHPVEDDVKGNLHPKQEPSAYEENMQEAQDMVRSRSGYAKGNQHPKQEPSTYEEKMQEAQDMVRSRSGYGKEQESNVGRSNIKEEDVELNDKHSSKNLNHRDATFASPNLEGIKKIDRDKVKAALEKRKKATGNISKKTELVDDEDLIERVRELEDGIELAAQSEKNKQDGRKSLSKSLDRSAFENMQHGKHQDHSEEHLHLVKPSHEADLSAVEEGEVSALDDIDLGPKSSNQKRKVESSPDNFVEGKKRHNYGSGSTHHNRIDYIEDRNKVNRLGHAERDSKRHIQENQV; from the exons ATGGCTGGATTGTTGCTTGGTGATATCTCTCATCATGGATCATATCAAAGTGGTTCACAAGGAGGCTCTCAGGACAATCAAGAGTATGGTTCTCGTTGGTACTTTTCTAGGAAGGAGATCGAAGAAAATTCACCTTCCAAACAAGACGGTGTAGATTTGAAGAAAGAAGCTTACCTACGCAAATCATACTGTACATTTCTACAAGACCTAGGCATGAGACTTAAAGT ACCTCAGGTAACTATTGCCACAGCAATAATTTTTTGTCATCGGTTCTTTCTTCGGCAATCCCATGCAAAGAATGACAGGAGG ATCATTGCTACCGTGTGCATGTTTCTTGCTGGGAAGGTTGAAGAAACTCCTCGCCCTCTAAAAGATGTTATTCTTGTTTCATATGAAATTATACACAAGAAGGATCCTGCAGCTGTTCAGAGAATCAAACAGAAG GATGTGTATGAACAGCAGAAAGAATTAATTTTACTTGGAGAGAGGGTTGTTCTTGCAACTCTTGGTTTTGATCTTAATGTGCACCATCCTTACAAACCTCTTGTTGAGGCAATTAAGAAATTCAAAGTTGCTCAAAATGCTCTTGCTCAAGTTGCATGGAATTTTGTTAATGATGG GCTTCGGACATCTCTTTGCCTGCAGTTTAAACCCCATCACATTGCAGCTGGAGCCATATTCCTTGCTGCGAAGTTCCTCAAGGTGAAGCTCCCATCAGACGGGGAAAAGGTTTGGTGGCAAGAGTTTGATGTCACTCCCCGCCAGTTGGAGG AAGTTAGTAATCAAATGCTGGAGCTATATGAACAAAACCGAATGGCACAGTCAAATGATGTTGAAGGAACCACAGGAGGTGGCAACAGGGCAACTCCAAAAGCTCCAACTAGCAATGATGAAGCTGCATCCACAAACAGAAATTTGCATATCGGAGGTCCAAGTTCAACACTTGAAACATCAAAACCTGCAACATCTAAAAATGTTTTTGTGTCATCTGCTAATCATGTGGGACGCCCTGTATCGAATCATGGTGTAAGTGGAAGCACCGAAGTGAAACACCCGGTGGAAGATGATGTCAAAGGCAATCTACATCCTAAACAGGAACCTTCAGCATATGAGGAAAACATGCAGGAAGCTCAAGACATGGTGAGATCTCGATCAGGTTATGCCAAAGGTAATCAACATCCTAAGCAGGAACCTTCAACATATGAGGAAAAAATGCAGGAAGCTCAAGACATGGTGAGATCTCGATCAGGTTATGGCAAAGAGCAAGAGAGCAACGTTGGGAGAAGCAACATTAAGGAGGAAGATGTTGAATTGAATGATAAACATAGCAGCAAGAACCTAAATCACAGAGATGCTACATTTGCCTCGCCGAATCTGGAAGGCATTAAAAAAATCGATAGGGACAAGGTAAAAGCTGCATTAGAGAAACGAAAGAAAGCAACTGGTAATATTTCTAAGAAAACTGAGTTAGTGGATGATGAGGATCTGATTGAGAGGGTCAGGGAACTCGAAGATGGAATTGAATTGGCTGCTCAGAGTGAGAAGAATAAACAGGATGGACGGAAAAGCTTGTCTAAGTCCTTAGACAGATCAGCTTTTGAGAATATGCAGCATGGAAAACATCAAGATCATTCAGAAGAGCATCTCCATTTGGTGAAGCCATCACATGAAGCAGATTTAAGTGCTGTAGAAGAAGGGGAGGTGTCTGCACTTGATGACATTGACCTGGGACCCAAGTCAAGCAACCAGAAGAGAAAAGTAGAGAGCTCCCCTGATAATTTTGTGGAGGGGAAAAAGCGGCATAATTATGGTTCCGGATCTACCCACCATAATCGCATTGATTATATAGAAGATCGAAACAAGGTCAACCGGCTGGGACATGCTGAGAGGGACAGCAAAAGGCATATACAGGAAAACCAAGTTTGA
- the LOC130749112 gene encoding probable GTP-binding protein OBGM, mitochondrial isoform X2, with amino-acid sequence MLSQSLGLQWFTTPPAGKGGPGSSKNKIGTRGADKVVHVPVGTVIHLVNGDIPSIVKTESSADTDPWEISGALVDDLPDHGNGSISNATNGEEVKTIHPTGCSSSQAAEKNVEKSVKSGHVASTDVLSQLSISNGTPKFGTEYIGEEQEEQEILYNVAELTEEGQQMIVARGGEGGPGNLSTSKDSRKPITTKAGACRQHISNLEDSDSVCSSLNAGMPGSENVLILELKSIADVSFVGMPNAGKSTLLGAISRAKPAVGHYAFTTLRPNLGNLNFDDFSITVADIPGLIKGAHQNRGLGHAFLRHIERTKVLAYVVDLAAALHGRKGIPPWEQLKDLILELEYHQDGLSNRPSLIVANKIDEEGADEVYLELQRRVHGVPIFRVCAVLEEGIPELKAGLRMLVNGEMSYKLCLDQILID; translated from the exons ATGCTCTCCCAGAGTTTGGGACTTCAGTGGTTTACAACACCACCTG CAGGGAAAGGAGGACCAGGATCATCAAAGAATAAAATAGGAACCAGGGGTGCTGATAAG GTTGTCCATGTACCCGTTGGAACTGTAATTCATCTTGTTAATGGTGATATACCTTCTATAGTCAAAACTGAATCCTCAGCAGATACAGACCCTTGGGAGATTTCTGGTGCACTTGTTGATGATCTTCCAGACCATGGCAATGGTTCTATCTCCAatgctacaaatggagaagaagTCAAAACAATACATCCTACTGGCTGCTCTTCATCACAAGCAGCTGAAAAAAATGTTGAGAAATCTGTAAAATCAGGACATGTTGCATCAACAGATGTACTTTCTCAACTTTCTATTTCTAATGGAACTCCCAAATTTGGCACAGAGTATATAGGAGAGGAACAAGAGGAACAAGAGATACTATATAATGTTGCTGAACTGACAGAAGAAGGTCAACAAATGATCGTTGCACGTGGAGGAGAGGGTGGTCCTGGCAATCTTTCTACTTCCAAAGATTCGAGGAAGCCTATAACTACAAAGGCAGGAGCATGTCGTCAACACATATCTAATCTTGAGGACTCTGACAGTGTTTGCTCCTCTCTGAATGCAGGTATGCCTGGTTCTGAGAATGTTCTTATATTAGAACTCAAGAGCATTGCTGACGTGAGCTTTGTGGGAATGCCTAATGCTGGTAAAAGCACCTTACTCGGGGCGATATCAAGGGCTAAGCCTGCTGTTGGTCACTATGCCTTCACTACTCTTAGGCCAAATTTAGGGAATCTAAACTTTGATGATTTCTCAATAACAGTGGCTGATATTCCTGGACTTATTAAGGGTGCACACCAAAACCGTGGACTCGGACATGCATTTCTGCGCCACATAGAACGCACTAAGGTTCTGGCTTATGTGGTAGATTTGGCTGCTGCTTTACATGGAAGAAAGGGGATTCCACCATGGGAACAGCTGAAGGACTTAATACTGGAGCTCGAGTACCATCAGGATGGGTTATCCAATCGGCCATCCTTGATAGTTGCAAATAAGATTGATGAGGAAGGTGCAGATGAAGTGTACCTTGAGTTACAGAGAAGGGTCCATGGTGTTCCCATCTTTCGTGTGTGTGCTGTTTTGGAGGAAGGGATACCAGAGCTTAAAGCTGGCCTTAGAATGCTTGTCAATGGTGAAATGTCATACAAACTTTGCCTTGATCAAATTTTGATTGAttaa
- the LOC130748516 gene encoding uncharacterized protein At4g15545 isoform X1, producing the protein MSQGSGNGVDFDLPDEILSVIPTDPYQQLDLARKITSMAIASRVSSLESDTTRLRQKLLEKDRLIVDLEDRVSSLTRASHNAHSALNTAIEENVKLSKERDELAATVKKLSRDFAKLETFKKQLMQSLADDNPSQAETVDIRTCDQSVPKAYPDKDDDGSGYTTHHSYSGPADVGKTIDEATKYSGQRFSMTPFITPRLTPTGTPKVISTAGSPRGYSAAGSPKTSGATSPTKLPYDGRSSLSWYSSSQQSSAANSPPRGRSIPGRTPKIDGKEFFRQARSRLSYEQFSAFLANIKELNAQKQTREETLRKADEIFGSDNKDLYLSFQGLLNRNVR; encoded by the exons ATGTCTCAGGGTTCAGGAAATGGCGTCGATTTCGACCTCCCCGACGAGATTCTCTCGGTTATTCCGACCGACCCGTATCAGCAGCTGGATCTCGCTCGCAAGATTACCTCCATGGCCATCGCTTCCCGTGTCTCCTCTCTTGAGTCCGACACCACGCGCCTCCGCCAGAAGCTCCTTGAGAAGGACCGCCTCATCGTCGACCTTGAGGACCGTGTCTCCTCCCTCACCCGCGCCTCTCACAACGCTCACTCCGCCCTCAACACTGCCATAGAAGAAAAT GTAAAGCTTTCCAAGGAGAGGGATGAATTAGCAGCAACAGTGAAGAAGCTAAGTCGAGACTTTGCAAAG TTGGAGACATTTAAAAAACAACTGATGCAGTCGCTAGCTGATGACAATCCATCT CAAGCTGAAACTGTAGATATCCGAACCTGTGACCAGTCAGTTCCAAAGGCATATCCTGATAAGG ATGATGATGGGAGTGGATATACGACTCATCATTCATACAGTGGCCCTGCAGATGTGGGTAAAACAATTGATGAAG CAACCAAGTATTCAGGGCAAAGGTTTTCTATGACCCCATTTATCACACCACGTCTTACCCCAACTGGAACTCCAAAAGTGATCTCAACGGCTGGGTCTCCAAGAGGATATTCTGCTGCTGGATCACCCAAAACTTCTGGGGCCACCTCTCCCACAAAACTTCCATATGATGGACGGTCATCTCTCTCATGGTATTCATCAAGTCAGCAGTCATCGGCTGCAAACTCTCCGCCTCGGGGACGATCAATTCCAG gtCGTACTCCAAAGATTGATGGAAAGGAATTTTTTCGTCAAGCCAG GAGTCGCCTTTCATATGAGCAGTTCAGTGCGTTCCTTGCTAACATCAAGGAATTAAATGCTCAAAAGCAAACGCGAGAG GAAACTTTAAGAAAAGCAGATGAGATATTTGGGTCAGATAACAAAGATCTTTACCTATCTTTTCAAGGATTGCTTAACCGGAATGTACGCTAG
- the LOC130749112 gene encoding probable GTP-binding protein OBGM, mitochondrial isoform X3, which produces MLSQSLGLQWFTTPPGKGGPGSSKNKIGTRGADKVVHVPVGTVIHLVNGDIPSIVKTESSADTDPWEISGALVDDLPDHGNGSISNATNGEEVKTIHPTGCSSSQAAEKNVEKSVKSGHVASTDVLSQLSISNGTPKFGTEYIGEEQEEQEILYNVAELTEEGQQMIVARGGEGGPGNLSTSKDSRKPITTKAGACRQHISNLEDSDSVCSSLNAGMPGSENVLILELKSIADVSFVGMPNAGKSTLLGAISRAKPAVGHYAFTTLRPNLGNLNFDDFSITVADIPGLIKGAHQNRGLGHAFLRHIERTKVLAYVVDLAAALHGRKGIPPWEQLKDLILELEYHQDGLSNRPSLIVANKIDEEGADEVYLELQRRVHGVPIFRVCAVLEEGIPELKAGLRMLVNGEMSYKLCLDQILID; this is translated from the exons ATGCTCTCCCAGAGTTTGGGACTTCAGTGGTTTACAACACCACCTG GGAAAGGAGGACCAGGATCATCAAAGAATAAAATAGGAACCAGGGGTGCTGATAAG GTTGTCCATGTACCCGTTGGAACTGTAATTCATCTTGTTAATGGTGATATACCTTCTATAGTCAAAACTGAATCCTCAGCAGATACAGACCCTTGGGAGATTTCTGGTGCACTTGTTGATGATCTTCCAGACCATGGCAATGGTTCTATCTCCAatgctacaaatggagaagaagTCAAAACAATACATCCTACTGGCTGCTCTTCATCACAAGCAGCTGAAAAAAATGTTGAGAAATCTGTAAAATCAGGACATGTTGCATCAACAGATGTACTTTCTCAACTTTCTATTTCTAATGGAACTCCCAAATTTGGCACAGAGTATATAGGAGAGGAACAAGAGGAACAAGAGATACTATATAATGTTGCTGAACTGACAGAAGAAGGTCAACAAATGATCGTTGCACGTGGAGGAGAGGGTGGTCCTGGCAATCTTTCTACTTCCAAAGATTCGAGGAAGCCTATAACTACAAAGGCAGGAGCATGTCGTCAACACATATCTAATCTTGAGGACTCTGACAGTGTTTGCTCCTCTCTGAATGCAGGTATGCCTGGTTCTGAGAATGTTCTTATATTAGAACTCAAGAGCATTGCTGACGTGAGCTTTGTGGGAATGCCTAATGCTGGTAAAAGCACCTTACTCGGGGCGATATCAAGGGCTAAGCCTGCTGTTGGTCACTATGCCTTCACTACTCTTAGGCCAAATTTAGGGAATCTAAACTTTGATGATTTCTCAATAACAGTGGCTGATATTCCTGGACTTATTAAGGGTGCACACCAAAACCGTGGACTCGGACATGCATTTCTGCGCCACATAGAACGCACTAAGGTTCTGGCTTATGTGGTAGATTTGGCTGCTGCTTTACATGGAAGAAAGGGGATTCCACCATGGGAACAGCTGAAGGACTTAATACTGGAGCTCGAGTACCATCAGGATGGGTTATCCAATCGGCCATCCTTGATAGTTGCAAATAAGATTGATGAGGAAGGTGCAGATGAAGTGTACCTTGAGTTACAGAGAAGGGTCCATGGTGTTCCCATCTTTCGTGTGTGTGCTGTTTTGGAGGAAGGGATACCAGAGCTTAAAGCTGGCCTTAGAATGCTTGTCAATGGTGAAATGTCATACAAACTTTGCCTTGATCAAATTTTGATTGAttaa